The genomic region TTTAATTTCccttatgatttaaaaaaaacatgaaattcaaACAGACCTTAAACAAACTTTTCAGTGCTCCATTTTCATTGACGCCTTTTTATGTTTCCTTAGATTGAGGAATCAGCAGGATGAggagaaaaacacaatattCTGGACATTTTGAGGAATTGTAATGCCGTTTTAACCATCAAGGATTTGTTCACTTCTCTGGTATGCTGTTActatgttgttttttcatttctacTTGGCCACAGTCATTAACTATATTATCGACATGATGTTAAAACTTACTCTAAATTGAGTAtatgtaaaagtttttaattcTGCTTGTAAGGACACCACACAGAAATTCTCAACCCTGTTCCTGGAGCTCAACActggacatttttttatttctccttaTCAAACACACTTAATTCAGACCATCAGCTCATTAATGGAGACTCCAAAACCTGAAATGGGTGTGCAACAGAGAATTTATGCCAAGTGCTCAGTGCTGGGGCTCTAGCAATGTGTTGAGAACCACTAGTTTAATGCACTAATTTAGTGTGATTAAtcccaaaaatgtacaaatactCAAACTggtacattttgtaacattgacATTCAAGCTTTGTATTAGATTGTAGTCAGCACAGCCCTGCAACTACTAGACGAATCACACCTCATCAGACAAAACACATGTGTGAGAAGACATTAGTCTGCAAACGTACATagacaaataattaaaagttgTCTAAAACAATTTCTATTAAGCTTGAAGGCattgattagcttgttcaggtgtATTTGGTTAGAGTTGTCTGTTAGGCTGGGTACACACCAGAAGATGATCAGGCTGATTCTGAGCCAATTTCTCCCCTTCCGACAATCATAGGTAATGCACTGATTATTCTGGTGGTTCCAAAGATTATCTTGTCAGATTTTCCTGTGGTGTGATGTGTGTTAAAGGTGACTGAATCTGCTCAGGAGAACATTGGAAACGCCCCGATCCCGAATcgcaaatattcaaaatattctgAAACTTGTAGACTGGAGTCCTTTTCGctgttaaacattacattactgGCAGTTTAGTTTAGCAAATTCAGTTGAACAAAGGATGCAAAATAATCCTCCTGATTGAGAAAAGCAACTAATTACCAACTGGTGTTTTTGTCGTTTAGGATGGTCATCACCATGTCTTACTATGCTCTCATTCTAAACACCACAAACCTTCATGGCGACCTGTACCTGAATTTTTTCCTGTCTGCAGTGGTGGAGGTGCCAGCTTTCATAATAGCCATGTTGTTGCTCAGATACTGCAGTAGGAGATTCTGTCAGTCTTCCACTCTCCTCGTGGGTGGAGCAATGATTTTCATCATACAGCTCATTCCCAAAGGTAAGAGATTTACTGATCATATTCTGCATCACATATCTGATAGCGTGGAagataaatacaattacaaaacatttggtATCATTTGTTATATCAGGCAAGAAGTTCCAAGTCTGAGTAGGACATGACGTTTACAGAAGTTTGTAGAATATTTTCTGGAAGGcattaacactttaaaaaaacaaaacaaaaaacatttatattaaacctatttttttttggGCATCACAGCTGAGGGCAAGCGTAGCAGTAGAAAGAGAGGGGGCATGGAATCGGAAAAGGTCTGCAAGCTGTGATTCAGACTCACAACATCCAAAGTGCAACAGTTTTGAACGTCTGAGTTTACTTGGCCATCATCATGGTACAGGCCCCAGGTGGACTATATAAAGTAgctttatacttttataaagtagtaggtttctgtcaaacaaagcaaatctaggttaTGATCAttgattaaatcatttatataaagtgctttcaTAGAAAGGGACCTGATATTCAATAAACCAAGTTTATCATTTGCTTCTCTgtattataaacagtttttatttgttgaacaacagttaaattgttgtttttaatttggtttgggtgttttctgcattttctagtTTGGGGAaaagacacagtctctatagtgtgagaGTCTCTGTATTAACTTGAATTAACTTCCTTCTGTAACATGAGGTGTCTAGCAGCAGCACCAGctcaatataataatttgacTAATTTCATTGTTCACTTTTAATCTAAAATTCAAGTTAccaataatatttctatttgcatctattatgtttttttccctcttattccatttcttttctttctgtttttttgtttataagtTTATCAAACAACAGTGGTAAGTCAGAATCATTCATCAATCCAAGTGAGTAATTAGTTTCTTTTTctgctatttttgtttgtttactctgAGAACTCAACAGCAACAATGACACTGAAGCAGAGGATATGTAATGGAGTCAGATGAGTATGAAGAGGTGAGGATGATGCAGTTTAGAGACTCCTTTAGCCGATGATGATTTACGGTTGTCTCTTCTAGAAGAACAGAGGAGTAGTGGTGTGTCAAAGAGCTTGGAGGATTGCATCCATACGTCTCTGCAATGACTCGaataacttttattaataagtCATCTGGAATGGCAAAGGAACCGTTCTTGCAGGACTTCCAGAGTTTATCAAGATCATTTGGTTTCATCTTCAATGCCTCCTCCTTCATCTTACCTATACTTAATGTAACTCCAAACCATGATTTTTCCTCCACCGAACttgattgttttctgtttgaatccACGGATGGGACAGGTGGGTCCACACAGGTTCCAATAGGACTTCTGCAGTTTTTGCGGACGATTGGGATGCAGTTCAATAGATGATTCATCGAAAATCTACCTTCTGCCACTTTTCCACAGACCATCCTTCTTGCAAGCTGTGGGCCTTGGCAAATGCAAcacaacttttttatttaagttgtgattttctcctcctttttttcttcactcATTTTTTGAGTCGTTGCTGTGAGTTTCTGCCTTGTTTTTCCTAGTCCCTCAAGCTACCTCCTAGTAAGTTGTTCAggtatttttctttgtgcagtTTACTGGTTTGTTTTCCCCTGTGGAGTTTTTTTCCAAGtagtactttttattatttgcttttaactTTACCTCGGTCcgagaagttttttttttttaaacttgatgTTTAGATACATTAAACATGTCTGCCACCTTAGCAGGTGACTTGGTCTTCAGGCTCTTGTTGATCAGCACTTCGGTCTGTGGTTTTAGTGAAAATCCTCAAGCATTGAAGGGTCTATAATGTCATGCCAGCCAAACCAAAGTCGACAAGGCCTGACAAAATAGGGCACGCCAGTGGTGTTCTTCTTCAGTGAGTTCTGAGCATACTCTATGGAAGGAAGCATTTCCAGCTGTGCTGATCATCCTGGCAGTACTACCAGAGGTACTGTCTCAAGCTCTGCTTGAGGATGGTACCTGGATGCCAGGTAATGGAAATTTTAACTGGAAGTGTAGGTTGTCCAGCCAGAgaagaactggccccaactgagcctggtttcttccaaggtttttttttctccattctgtcacagatggggtttaataagtgtttaatctcatcattatacattactttCACTCTATTCTCCTTTTTGATAtggttcagtgctttgacacaatctatattgttaaaatataaataaaagtgattgattgacatGGTTTTGAGTCTCTTATCGGATGATAATTTATGGTTGTCTCTTCTAGAAGAAGGCAGGAGGGTGGCATGTCAAAGAGGTAGGAAACCCAGGTAAGTGGTCTGGGTGACTGGGACAACTGTTTACCATAGACCAGATGATGGATGAGTGAGGGATATAGGGAGCTTAATGAGTAGAGATCTGTGTGTACGTTGGGGCTGATGATTATGGTGACAGATTTCCcagacagtatttttttctgttttaataaggTGCACTTGTAAGAAATTAGTAGTGGCTGGGACAGACTTACAGCATCACCTTCTCTTAAAATAATAGTCTAATCCTGTTTGAGCTAACAGACCTGTTGCTATGAGAGAAACTCTGGTTGAGCTTCAAAAGAATTATCCAGGATCAAGTCAAATTTGCAAGAACAAAATTCAGCTATCTGAGTAATCCACGCATGGAGAATGGACCCTGTCGTGGTTGTTTGTTCACATTagttatatgtttgtttgtgtcattGCAGATCTGATGGAGCTGGCAACCTCCCTGGAGATGCTGGGGAAACTTGGTGTTACTGCTGCATTCTGTGTGGTGTATGCAGTGACTTCAGAACTCTTTCCTACTGTGGTGAGAAACATGGCCATGGAATGTGCTCTATGACCGCCGCATAGGAAGCATTGTTTCTCCCTTCATCATATACTTGggtacaattttctttttttcttcactagTAAATCTATACATTGCACTTTTTAGTGATGgatttattttctctgtaaaGGTAACTATTATAGGTACATTCCCTATATTGTAATTGGAAGCCTGGCTGTGTTTTCTGGCTTAATTACATTACTGTTGCCAGAAACTAAAGGAAAAGTTCTCCCTGACACCATTGCTCAGATGCAGGGAATAAAAGGTAAAGGACATCATTGCGCCATATTCTTACCATAGTCTTTAACATGAACTCCTTTATTTAGTTCAGGGTTTGTGGTTTTTAGATTCAATACATGTGCTTGaagtgtaatttaatttaaaattttgaatttcCTTTATCTTACTTAGACTGAGAAGCTCTAAGAAACAGGATGCAATGATGTGGACAACAGATAAAAGTAAAGTCTTCAAAGAAGTGAAACTGTAAAAACTGGAATTCAAATAATcctattaatcaaataaatgaattacgCTGTTGAGATGACATTATGGCATAAATATGGCTTGGTGTTCTGCCTTCTGCAGGCAGATTATGTGTGTGAGGCAAACTCTTTAATATCCGCCATAATGAAATCTCAAGCTACatgataaaaccacgatcaggtCAGCTTGTGCCTCCCAGCCATATCCGACCAAAGAGATCTTTTAGATTACTTTCATGTTTTGCTGTgaattttattatcataaatagGTCCGAAAATAACTGCTGAAAAGGGAAGTGATTCAGTTGTCATGTTCCTATTGTTAAGCCATTTCTGAACCACAGACAGGAGATAGACGTCCTACCTAGACTAAGGAGAAGAGATGGACTGTTGACCAGTGGTAGAAAGTTTTCTTTTCAGATGAgtgcaagttttgtatttcatttggaaaccaaggtcctacagtctggaggaagggtggagaagctcatCGCCCAAGTTGCTTAAAGTtcagtgttaagtttccacagtctgtgatgattttggGTTCAGTGTCATCTGCTGCTGTTGGCCCgttgttttttgaaaaaccAACATCACTGCACTCGTTTACCATGAAACTgtggagcacttcatgctttCTTCTGCTGACCAGCTCTTTaaagatgctgatttcattttccagcaggatttggcacctgcccACACTTAATAAAAGCACCAAAAGTTTATTGACTATGGTTTTGGTGTtcttgactggccagcaaactcaccagacctCAACCCCATAGAGTACACTGTCAagagaaaaatgagaaacaagagaccaaaaaatacagatgagctgaaggccactgtcaaagaaacctgggcttccATACCATCTCAccagtgccacaaactgatctcCTCCATGCCACAGCAAATTGCAGTAGCAGTAATTTAAAGCAATAGGAGCCCCTGCCAAGTACAGTAAATGGACATACTTTCCAGGCGACCAACGAGtcactaaaaaatgttttttattggtcttatgaagtattctaaTTAGTTGAGATTTTGAATTGGGTTTtgttacaattaaaagaaccaaagacttaaactacttcagtctgtgtgcaatgaatttatttaatacttttatttaataatttaaattactgaaaaatgAACTTTTGCATGACATTCTAatttgagatgcacctgtagcTGCTGTTCTAAATCATGGGTCTCCAACCATGCTCCTGGACAATTTCTGTGCCAGATTTCAGCTCCAACCCCAGTTAAATACACTTGAATCAGCTAATCAAAGATAAAAGACAGGTGTGTAGGAGCAGAACGGAAGTCCTTGAGGATCAGCGCATCTAAATGGATTCTTGCTGAAAGGCTGTAGTAGATTAACAAAGACCTTCTGATAATTAGATCAATGCCATTTCACACATGATCAGTTTGTAATAAGTATGCAgtagattatttttttcaccAGGGCCCATGTTAACAGTTTGGAGGATTCACCCAGCTGCAGTCCTGCAACACACTGCAGAACATTGAGCTTTTTTCACCTCTGCACACTTTGGACAGGCTCTCAGTCTCTGAGTAAGGGGTTAATTTGCAGTGGGTTCAGGTTACATTGTTATACTAGCTTTATGAGTGAGTCAGTAAACCATTCACCCAACCAGTTTACTTAAACATGCTGATtcaagaaagaaacaaagtgtTGAAATTATTTGAACTTTGAACAACTTCAACAAATGTGTAACATGGCACAGGGGTGACACCGAAGATGAGGATCAATTTATTGGTTGCACTAATGACCATCATATGAAATTTTTCCATTAACTGACAAAGTGTTCTTCAAGTGTGATTGGAGCTGAAGAATGAAAGTTGGTCATTGAACTACAGGTCCATAGATGCTAGTTCTGAACAATTAGTCCTGttcatgtttaaaattttatatgacTTGCCACCACTCACTGGTGgttttagtttcatatttaatacatatatttcatatgtttATTTAAGTGTACTGCTGTGTACACtggtaaaaagtaaaataaaaaaaatcactcactACTCTTGAACGAATGACGACTTTAGCTCTAATAAGACGGCTAAACCATTATAGGGCtgttgtgtacacacactgtGTACACACATTTATGTCTAAACAACATGTTTTTGCATACTAGGTGccctttaaaacattaactttacaccgttgtttttgtgtttgtaaaaatgcagtgcaaatgcattcatattaCCCCTGAGAACAGTCTGTGTAAATAAATCTGATGCCACTTCAGATGCAGCTTCTTTGCCACTTATGATACTGATATGACTTGATTTGTAAccaatacttattattattatacttattattgCAATCTTATTATTCTAATCAAATGTACTGATTATATGCAAGAATTTGAcaataaaacatgtacatttaataaggctaaaaaaaacatttaaaaaaattatagacagaaatatataaatacatataattaaaaaaaagatatatttatatttgttcctattttaataatagaaagAAAGTCCTGTAACTTTTACGTTTTTCCACTTCAGCAATAATCTTTTTGTCGTTTTTAAAAAGctcaaataattaattcacgTCAGGTTACGCTGgaaaatttattttcatgctTATGCTAAAGAATCATAAAATTccctaaaaataacaaataataaatagcctaaataaataaataacatatagcACATTCATCGAACAAATGACCACACCAACAACACTAGAAGGTTCAGTAAAAAACGTGTAGACTTTTATCTTTTAATCCTAGGGGGTCCCAAAGAAGCCCAATTCTAATTCATTACAGCACTATCAACAAACTGCTATAGTAATGAGAAGCTACACGATGGAAAACGAACAGCGCTGTCTCTTCGCTTCTGAGAAACGTGTTAAACTGATAAATGCAGCCATTCTAGTTTGCCTCCTCCCATCTGGGTCTAAAAGCTGGACTTAAGACAGTCCAAGCGCACTTTACTCTAAAGCTTTTAATACACGTGTGCCATGAGTTTCCCAGACTACGACGACAGCACCGCGTTCCTGGGAGACTGGGGACCTTTTCAAAGgactgtgttttttcttttgtgtctgAGCATTATTCCGAATGGCTTCACGGGTTTATCCATGGTTTTCCTGGGAGATACACCCGCTCATCGCTGTCTCATTCCCGCAGCTCTGAATATCACGGATGAATGGAGAAACGCGTCTATTCCTCTCGATGAGGAGAACGAGAACAAAGCTTCTGGATTCAGTAAGTGTTCAAGATACAGAATGGACCTCGTGAAGAGCTATTCGGAGCGAGGTTTGCTGCCGTGGGTGGATGTGAATGTATCGGCTATTCCTCGAGAAGGCTGCGTGGACGGCTGGGAGTATGATAAAGGAACATACATCTCCACGATTGTTTCAGAGGTACGTTTCTTTCCTCGAGCTCACAGTCCGCCTTTTCTGTTCTATTCTGCGCGAAGCGGAAGTTCGGATTTTGATGGAGCCTAATAAGGGAGATGTTTTTCCAGTCGATATTTGTCCAGTATGATTTTGAAAGTCAGTTTCTGTATAGATGCATCCTTTCAGATGTTAACTATAAAACCACTAAATATTTCCACTAATATTGTCGTGGAAAAACATCAGGTCTACAGGTCAGTCAAACCCTGCTACGGGGACCTGCTTATTGattcaaatgcatgcatttaaaatccgTTATAGCTAGGATGCtgattttacagaaatatacaaGACGACAattattgaataatatatatatatatatatatatatatatatatatatatatatatatatatatatatatatatatatatatatatacacacacacacacacacacacagacgcacaattaaaatgacttatttgaTACATCAGTGACTGGAGCAGATGTAGACAGAGCTGCTTTAGACAGGGTAAATAGCTGTTTTACACAACAATTGAGaatttttaaccaaagtatgttatatAGTTTAGTGAAAGTGAAGTGAAAGTGACTTGTGGCCAGGCATGGTGAACCATTCTTtgaatttgtgctctgcatttaacccatctaaagtatacacacacagcagtgaacacacacccTGAGCGCGGCAGCCGGGAAGGCGATTGGTCGTTCAGTGCCTTGTTTAAGGGTTTCACCTCAGTCGTAGAGAGCACTGGATATTCATTTATCATATCACATTAATCATAAAcaacattaatcaaaaacactgggtgttttttatcattataggatTGATGTGTACACACACCTctaacacacatttatgtaaagTGCAGTTTGAATCCATTGATCACTTTAAGTAagcaaaagtaattatttttaatgtagttgTGTGGAATGATAAGTGTCACATCAACATacattgttgtttattttaagaatatcaCCAATGCATCTGTACTGCTTTTTGTAGCTCCCTGTTTAACATACATAACTGTTGAATGAATGAGAAATTAAAAGGTATCACATACTGcctagtaataattaaaaaaagtatgccACAAAAGAGATGTCAGTTCAGTCATTCTTTGTAAGCTTGCCACCTTTGCATATGCACTTATCTATCTTGGGGGGTATTTGAGTAAACTCAAGTGTTAGTTTGGTGAAGAAACACTTTGAGAAAAGCGGTTAGGAAAAAAACAGTTCCTAAATAAAGCACTTATAAAGTACCTGTACAAACCTACAGAATCAGTCAGATAAGTTCCCCATATAAGAAATTGTATTCTTCAGCTTTTTATTAGGAAGTTTTTTAAACCACTCTGTTTACGGAATTAGATGTGTAACTTTTAGTAACTTAGTTTACACTTTCTTCTGCAGATGAATACTATTGAATAATCTTAAACGTACACTGTTTGTTCAATCGCAGTGGGATTTGGTGTGTTCAGATGACTGGAGGGCTCCGCTGACCTCCTCACTCTTCTTCTGTGGTGTTTTGACTGGCTCTGTGATCTCTGGACAGGTGTCTGACAGGTCAAAACATCCccacatattaatattataattacatgctgaatgtgtgttttatatcacTGGTAGGCCTGAAACAAACAAGTTGACATGATCAACAACACTGACATTATcaacaatttttgttttcttatagtATTGTAATCTCATATGTTGTAATAAACGTACCATATACTATAATTCAACCTTGGAGCAATCCAGCAGAATATTGTCTAAATTCAAAGTCTGCATCTTTAAAGGGACATAGACATCAGACTTCATAAAACCCCAAATTTAGTGTAATccttttctcaaaaaaaaagaaaccttgtTGTTTTCTGCATGCAGGGAATCTTAAGATAGTCTAGGCTGTGTTGTTGTATCTTTCTTTGTCCGATGAAGATTTATTTTGAGGCCACATCGAAAGGGTCTTTGAACTGGGGCAGCCATGGTGATTCAGTCAGTCTTCGAATGCAGCCTTTGAAGGATTGATTTGGGACGCATGTAGTATGTCAGAGTGccaacaaatatatatagagagtGCATTCAGAAAGTTTTAAGACCTCTTtaactttttcagttttgttctgTTGCAGCCTTATACAGGTACAGCTCGAAAATTAGAATAGCAtgagaatagtttttttttgtaacttatttcaaaacatgaaactttcatatatattttaaattcattacatgtaaagtaaaagcttttcaaaagttattttgtttttgattagaAAGTCAAATGATGACATGCAAgataaaaaaatccaatatcttaaaatattggATTACTTCCTAAGAtcaatcaaaaaatatttcaaaatcgGAATTGTTCTTTAAAAGTATGTTCAATTCTGCACTCGATATTTGGTCAAACTCCAGCATCAGTGAGGAGTGGCATGGAGGCACTATTGAGCTTCAGCTTGTCTGGATTGTAGGATTGACCTGGATTGATCGTTGATTGGAGTCCACCTTTGGTCAATTAAATTGACTGGACATGAATGGCACACACCTCTCTTTAAAAGTCCTCACAGATGCATATCAGAATAAAAACCAAGCCCTGAGGTCAAAGGAACTGCTTGCAGAGCTCAGAGACGTCTGGGAAAAGCTGCAAGAAAGTTTTGCTGCACTGAAGTTTCTCAAGTGGCTTACATAATTCTCAAGTGGAAGAAATTTGGAACATCCAGGGGTCTCATTTAGAAAACTGTTCGTAGATTTTATCCTAAAAGTGTATGTAGGTACAAAGGCTAGCTTTTGCATACAcacaaaagttttaaaatttataaaaaccaTGCATTTGCCAGAATGTCCCTTTATAAATCCCATTATAATTCCACACAGACTCCTATAACCTCATCTGCATACCATTTCTAGGCATATTCCATCCATGTGATAGCATCTTCAACCCTGTCAAAGGTATaagatattacagaaatatgaGTTATGGGCCGAATCCAGCAGTGTGTGCCACAGAGTAAGTGCGCATCATTAATCATTGTTTTCGCTAAAGTGCATTTTCATAACATAAGATGTGCAATTCAGTTTAAAGGTAAATCATTGTGGCTGTAAATAGGTTATGtgtaaattcatataattttggtTTATCTTCTGTGTAATAATCCTAACACTAAATCCCACATTTTGCGTAGGGCATGTCATACATCTCCTCTAGTGCAGGTTTTGAATCTACAGAACagttataaatgaggccccaggACTCCTCCAAGAACTGGTTGTTCAGCCAAACTGAGCACTTGATGGAGAAGGGCCTTGTCTAGACTGTTGACCAAGAACCTGATGGTCACTCTGAGCTCCATGATCATATGTTCAGATGAGAGAAACCTACAGAAGAACAAACCTCACTGCAACACTCCACTGATCTCCACTGacagctgacacacacacactcttgcatCCCTGGATTTTGGTTAGGACTGCCTTTCACATTATTTCACATCATGTAGGGAAAGTTATTTGGTGATATGACAGATAATTTTGCAGATAAAACCGCTAGACAGCTGTGGTGGTGATATAGATTAGTTTGCCATATTAGAGGTAGTTTTGTGTCGTAACACACCTACACAACTCTAGATGTCTATTTGATGTAAActtgtttctttttgatttttaggTTTGGCAGAAAAATAGTGCTGTTTGTTACCATGGGGATTCAGACGGTATTCACCTTCATCCAAGTCTTCTCCCCATCTTGgttgatattttgtttgttgttttttattgttggaATTGGCCAAATCTCAAACTATGTGGCAGCATTTGTATTAGGTAAGATTTCTGATGTggtctatttttttctgtgtatttcaTATTAGCACtgaattaacaaaattaatatacacacTATTGTATTATGGCTTCAGTCATAAATTATAGAATCTTGTTTCTGTCctgaactaaaaatgaaaaagtgtgaCTGCGACTTAATCTAAAAATTGAGACTTTCTTGCAGTACTGTATTCTAGTTTGCATTTTAGCCTTTTCTGTTCCGTTTATAtttgacagttttctttttactgcatttatctCTCAAGtatatttttcagaattgtgaaatgatAAATTGATAAATGAGCTTTCATAGAAACAGTCATATAATTAGATAtagagtcatatatatatatatatatatatatatatatatatatatatatatatatatatatatatatatatatatatatttataattttaaaatcaagcaTGTTC from Puntigrus tetrazona isolate hp1 chromosome 21, ASM1883169v1, whole genome shotgun sequence harbors:
- the slc22a21 gene encoding solute carrier family 22 member 5 isoform X2 — protein: MSFPDYDDSTAFLGDWGPFQRTVFFLLCLSIIPNGFTGLSMVFLGDTPAHRCLIPAALNITDEWRNASIPLDEENENKASGFSKCSRYRMDLVKSYSERGLLPWVDVNVSAIPREGCVDGWEYDKGTYISTIVSEWDLVCSDDWRAPLTSSLFFCGVLTGSVISGQVSDRFGRKIVLFVTMGIQTVFTFIQVFSPSWLIFCLLFFIVGIGQISNYVAAFVLGMEILSPSVRDIFSTLGVCLFFSIGYMMLPLAAYFLRDWRMLLLALTVPGLFCVPLWWFIPESPRWLLSQGRVDEAEVILRKAAQMNGIKAPDVIFPGIQSRENAGRLRTYSLCDLLKSTNIRCITVLLCLVWSAVSIGYCALSLNTSNLHGNIYLNCLLSAVVEVPALVMAWLMLRCWPRRLSLSSTLSLGGLVLLFIHLIPQRVLLPFLW